The genomic interval GATCAAAGCAACCAAGCTATGCGTCCGCTTGAGAATCGGCTCATGGGTGCCGCATGTTCATGCCAAACTAGCCCATAAAACTACTTTACACGATAGAGCGCACAGAGCTTATTGCCATCAGGATCGCGAACATAAGCAAGATACATTGCAGCTAACTGACTTTCGCGCAAACCTGGCGGATCTTCGATTGATACTCCCCCATGGGCAACCGCTATGTCATGAAATTCTTTGACCTGCTCGGGAGAACTGCACTTGAAACCTATCGTGCCTCCATTGGCCGGAGTCGCTTTTTCGTCATTTATTGGTTCAGAGACACAAAAGACATTCCCGTCGTGACGATAGAAGAGTCGGATATGGCCTGAGTCTGCCGTATTCCTGATTGGCTCACCTACGCCAAGAATTCCAAGAACAGCGTCATAAAAATACTTCGACCTTTCAATATCGTTTGAACCAACCATAATGTGATTAAACATACTTAATATCCTTCATTGAATTAAATCCTCTCTCAGATAGTTGTGGAGTATAAGGCCATACCCTGGATGCCAGGTTGGCTCGCCAATAATTGCATGTAACTTCATTTAAACCTGTACCGAATATAGAGTGGCTGCAAGTTTACCCTGCTTATTTTTTGTTCTGGCGAAAAATCTCTAATAACGGATTTTGGCCAGGCATTTATTAGCACGCCTTGTTAAGGATATTCAGTTTTCCCCTGAATTCAATCAGTTCTCTTTTGCTTTTAATATGGACTACTTTCTCAGGTAAGCAGTCGGACAATAATTTCAGTATGTATGGCCGTGTATTTTTGTGGACATGCCAAATTATC from Gynuella sunshinyii YC6258 carries:
- a CDS encoding VOC family protein, with product MFNHIMVGSNDIERSKYFYDAVLGILGVGEPIRNTADSGHIRLFYRHDGNVFCVSEPINDEKATPANGGTIGFKCSSPEQVKEFHDIAVAHGGVSIEDPPGLRESQLAAMYLAYVRDPDGNKLCALYRVK